A part of Rattus rattus isolate New Zealand chromosome 4, Rrattus_CSIRO_v1, whole genome shotgun sequence genomic DNA contains:
- the Kcne4 gene encoding potassium voltage-gated channel subfamily E member 4: MHFLTIYPKDSSGAVRVQSLPQKKNVLRLSRLRVPHLGQAVSLCGNSMLRMEPLNSTDPSAAASSSPLESHVPSNSGGNGNEYFYILVVMSFYGIFLIGIMLGYMKSKRREKKSSLLLLYKDEERLWGEAMKPLPMMSGLRSGQVPMMLNMLQESVAPALSCTLCSMEGDSVSSESSSPDVHLTIQEEGADEELEETSETPLNESSEGSTENIHQNS; the protein is encoded by the exons ATGCATTTCTTGACTATATATCCCAAGGACAGCAGCGGGGCTGTCAGAGTGCAGAGCCTGCCACAGAAGAAAAACGTCCTCAGACTCAGCCGTTTAAGGGTTCCACACTTGGGACAAGCTGTCAGCCTTTG CGGCAATTCAATGCTGAGGATGGAGCCTCTGAATAGCACAGACCCGAGCGCTGCAGCGTCCAGCAGCCCCCTTGAGTCCCATGTGCCTAGTAACAGCGGTGGTAATGGCAACGAATACTTCTATATTTTGGTCGTTATGTCCTTctatggcattttcttgattggaatcatgctgggctacatgaaatccaAGAGGCGGGAGAAGAAGTCCAGCCTCCTGCTGCTGTACAAAGATGAGGAGAGGCTGTGGGGGGAGGCTATGAAGCCGCTACCTATGATGTCCGGCCTGAGGTCAGGGCAGGTGCCCATGATGCTGAACATGCTTCAAGAGAGTGTGGCGCCTGCGCTGTCCTGCACCCTTTGCTCTATGGAAGGGGATAGTGTGAGCTCCGAGTCCTCCTCGCCTGACGTGCACCTCACCATCCAGGAAGAGGGGGCTGATGAGGAGCTTGAGGAGACCTCCGAGACGCCTCTCAATGAAAGCAGTGAAGGCTCTACAGAAAACATCCATCAGAATTCCTAG